In a single window of the Pandoraea pulmonicola genome:
- a CDS encoding class I SAM-dependent methyltransferase has protein sequence MADLQTEAAYEANAVRYSEDWLEQPSPDDMYALLMRYFVPGGRTVDVGCGNGRDAAWLAREGFDVVGYDNSPALVALARKTFPWVAFHVGKLPLLDNVTERFDNVVCETVLMHLPASEVPQAVDRLWTLVRPGGVLYLSWRVTEGADMRHKDGRLYSAFAPDVVRAALHDGVVLHEEDVTSASSGKRVCRLIVRRPA, from the coding sequence ATGGCGGACCTGCAAACCGAAGCGGCCTACGAGGCCAACGCCGTACGTTACAGCGAGGACTGGCTCGAGCAGCCTTCACCCGACGATATGTATGCGTTGCTCATGCGGTACTTCGTGCCCGGGGGACGCACCGTCGACGTCGGTTGTGGCAACGGGCGCGACGCCGCATGGCTGGCCCGCGAGGGTTTCGACGTGGTGGGTTACGACAATTCGCCCGCACTCGTCGCGCTCGCGCGGAAAACCTTCCCCTGGGTGGCGTTCCACGTTGGCAAGCTGCCGCTGCTGGACAACGTCACGGAGCGGTTCGACAACGTGGTGTGCGAGACGGTGCTCATGCACTTGCCGGCGAGCGAAGTGCCGCAGGCGGTCGATCGGCTGTGGACGCTCGTGCGCCCCGGCGGGGTGCTCTATCTGTCGTGGCGCGTGACCGAGGGCGCCGATATGCGTCACAAGGACGGACGCCTGTACAGCGCCTTCGCGCCGGACGTGGTGCGCGCCGCCCTTCACGACGGCGTGGTGCTCCACGAAGAGGACGTGACGAGCGCCAGCTCGGGCAAGCGCGTCTGTCGCCTGATCGTGCGCCGGCCGGCCTGA
- a CDS encoding MFS transporter, which produces MPSMPRAAAQASVATTRLTAGDISARLDRLPPTRTVWKLVVLLSLGFFFELYDLLYTGYVAPGLVKSGILTPTTPGLFGTSGVASFIAALFSGLFIGTIACGFLADRFGRRAVFTGSLLWYTVANVIMAFQETATGVNFWRFVVGLGIGVELVTIGTYIAELVPKQIRGRAFACEQTVGFTAVPVVAFLAYWLVPREFLGLEGWRWVVLIGAHGAVFVWWIRRALPESPRWLAQKGRLAEAEQVLSNLEAKVEREYGWPLPPPGVPEPVVPKSAFRDMWVPPYRKRAIMMILFNIFQTVGFYGFANWVPTLLIKQGVTVTTSLAYSSVIALAAPVGPLIGLWMADRVERKHAIVWTAGIGIVCGLVFSQVTSSFLLIAMGIGLTLANNIMSYSYHAYQTELFPTGIRARAVGFVYSWSRFSAIFTAFLIAAVLRNFGVTGVFVFISCAMLVVMLSIGLMGPRTRDIALEKISQ; this is translated from the coding sequence ATGCCTTCCATGCCTCGCGCCGCCGCGCAAGCCTCCGTTGCGACAACCCGGCTCACCGCCGGCGACATTTCCGCCCGTCTCGACCGACTGCCGCCCACCCGCACCGTCTGGAAGCTGGTGGTATTGCTCAGTCTCGGTTTCTTCTTCGAACTCTACGATCTGCTCTACACTGGCTACGTGGCGCCGGGACTCGTCAAGAGCGGCATCCTCACGCCGACCACGCCCGGCCTGTTCGGCACGTCGGGCGTGGCCAGTTTCATCGCCGCGCTGTTCTCGGGGCTGTTCATCGGCACTATCGCGTGCGGTTTTCTGGCCGACCGCTTCGGGCGCCGCGCCGTCTTCACCGGCTCGTTGCTGTGGTACACCGTCGCGAACGTCATCATGGCGTTCCAGGAGACGGCCACAGGCGTGAACTTCTGGCGCTTCGTCGTGGGGCTGGGCATCGGCGTGGAGCTGGTCACGATCGGCACCTACATTGCCGAGCTCGTGCCCAAGCAGATCCGCGGGCGCGCGTTCGCCTGCGAGCAGACGGTGGGCTTCACCGCCGTGCCGGTCGTGGCGTTCCTGGCGTACTGGCTCGTGCCGCGCGAGTTTCTCGGCCTGGAGGGATGGCGCTGGGTCGTGCTCATTGGTGCGCACGGCGCCGTGTTCGTGTGGTGGATTCGTCGCGCCTTGCCGGAGAGCCCGCGCTGGCTCGCGCAGAAGGGGCGTCTCGCCGAGGCCGAGCAAGTTCTCTCGAACCTGGAGGCGAAGGTCGAGCGCGAATACGGTTGGCCGTTGCCGCCGCCGGGCGTACCCGAGCCTGTCGTGCCCAAGAGCGCGTTTCGCGACATGTGGGTGCCGCCGTACCGCAAGCGCGCCATCATGATGATCCTGTTCAATATCTTCCAGACGGTCGGCTTCTACGGCTTCGCCAACTGGGTGCCGACGCTGCTCATCAAGCAGGGCGTCACGGTGACGACGAGTCTGGCGTATTCGAGCGTGATCGCGCTGGCCGCGCCGGTCGGCCCGCTCATCGGCCTGTGGATGGCCGACCGGGTCGAGCGCAAGCATGCGATCGTGTGGACGGCCGGCATCGGCATCGTTTGCGGGCTGGTGTTCTCGCAGGTCACGTCGTCGTTCCTGCTGATCGCGATGGGCATCGGGCTCACGCTCGCGAACAACATCATGTCGTACAGCTATCACGCGTATCAGACGGAGCTTTTCCCCACGGGCATCCGTGCACGGGCCGTCGGCTTCGTGTATTCGTGGAGCCGTTTCTCGGCGATCTTCACGGCGTTCCTGATCGCCGCGGTGTTGCGCAATTTCGGCGTGACCGGCGTGTTCGTGTTCATCTCGTGCGCCATGCTGGTCGTCATGCTATCCATCGGACTGATGGGGCCGCGCACGCGCGACATCGCGCTGGAGAAGATTTCGCAATAA
- a CDS encoding class 1 fructose-bisphosphatase, protein MRRKTLTQYLIEQQREFNNIPAELRLLIEVVARACKSISHAVSKGALGGVLGSAGSENVQGEVQKKLDVISNEIMLEANEWGGHLAAMASEEMEDVFHIPNRYPQGEYLLMFDPLDGSSNIDVNVSIGTIFSVLRCPDGVTDPTEKDFLQPGTQQVAAGYAVYGPQTVLVLTTGHGVNCFTLDREMGSWVLTQEGMRIPEDTKEFAINMSNERHWYPPVQRYIRELLQGKEGVRGKDFNMRWIASMVADVHRILTRGGVFMYPADKRDPDKPGKLRIMYEANPMSFLVEQAGGAATNGVQRILDIQPQKLHERVAVFLGSKNEVERVTGYHHEAGVK, encoded by the coding sequence ATGCGGCGCAAGACCCTTACCCAATATCTCATCGAACAGCAGCGGGAGTTCAACAACATTCCCGCCGAGCTGCGCCTGCTGATCGAAGTCGTCGCGCGCGCGTGCAAGTCGATCAGCCACGCCGTGTCCAAGGGTGCGCTCGGCGGCGTGCTGGGCAGCGCGGGCAGCGAGAACGTGCAGGGCGAAGTGCAGAAGAAGCTCGATGTGATCTCCAACGAGATCATGCTCGAGGCGAACGAATGGGGTGGTCACCTCGCGGCGATGGCGTCCGAAGAAATGGAAGACGTTTTCCACATCCCCAACCGCTATCCGCAAGGCGAATACCTGCTGATGTTCGATCCGCTCGACGGCTCGTCGAACATCGACGTCAACGTGTCGATCGGTACGATCTTCTCGGTGCTCCGCTGCCCGGACGGCGTGACCGATCCGACCGAGAAGGACTTCCTGCAGCCGGGTACGCAGCAGGTCGCCGCCGGCTACGCCGTGTACGGCCCGCAGACGGTGCTGGTACTCACGACGGGCCATGGCGTGAACTGCTTCACGCTCGATCGCGAGATGGGCTCGTGGGTACTCACGCAGGAAGGCATGCGCATTCCGGAGGACACCAAGGAGTTCGCCATCAACATGTCGAACGAGCGCCACTGGTATCCGCCGGTGCAGCGTTATATCAGGGAGTTGCTGCAGGGCAAGGAAGGCGTGCGCGGCAAGGACTTCAACATGCGCTGGATCGCCTCGATGGTGGCCGACGTGCATCGCATCCTGACGCGCGGCGGCGTGTTCATGTATCCGGCCGACAAGCGCGACCCTGACAAGCCGGGCAAGCTGCGCATCATGTACGAAGCGAACCCGATGAGTTTCCTGGTGGAGCAGGCGGGTGGCGCGGCGACCAACGGCGTGCAGCGCATTCTCGACATCCAGCCGCAGAAGCTGCATGAGCGCGTGGCCGTGTTCCTGGGCTCGAAGAACGAAGTCGAGCGCGTGACCGGTTATCACCACGAAGCGGGCGTGAAGTAA
- a CDS encoding aconitase family protein, with translation MEDTIRFDGRTLFLSEDPAIVRRQLAGESIARAEAGALRDNVSTDEITPVTVMLTYDERLGRYPYVGFKAGSEMPIGEHDVRRGGFLVTVAGKRYGKGSSRESSPLAELSAGIRLIVAESFERIYQQNCDNIGILTTTDFGVLDRIQAGEAIPITEFLKGRDALTQQIIRSGGLLAYSKFAEWPAPQPVPAGANSPPRTLVEKIMARRLHPSTPGMAHGDGVFVRVDWRFSHDYFTGMCAHLMHRAFGEPAALHDPSRIIAFQDHLVLAAQSHPHVSQGLLPGVANLTDGHRNFVARYPVLSHGELGGSGPAGADGICHALMAERYALPGEIVIGTDSHTPHAGALGCLAFGAGATDIANSWVTGYVRCKVPQTLRIEIDGELAPGVTAKDVVLHLLRLDAIRRGDAIGLVFEYAGSAVRRMSVDERATLTNMVAELGGFTGIVAPDEKTVAFLKARRGVDFELEPWMTSDADAVYRDVIRIDAGALTPMLARPGDPGNGLALAELAAPVPIDIAYGGSCTAGKRDDFDAYHDVLAWGVENGLRVAPGRSLFLQFGTMDVRAYCEAQGYLETFAAAGATLVMPGCGACANCGPGQSTSADQVTISAINRNFPGRSGPGSVWLASPYTVAASALAGRIVGFEQLKAGAGAIAAQAS, from the coding sequence ATGGAAGACACCATTCGTTTCGACGGCCGCACGCTGTTTCTGTCGGAGGATCCGGCCATCGTGCGTCGACAACTGGCGGGCGAATCGATCGCGCGCGCCGAGGCGGGCGCCTTGCGCGATAACGTCTCGACCGACGAGATCACGCCGGTCACGGTCATGCTCACGTATGACGAGCGGCTCGGCCGCTATCCCTATGTCGGTTTCAAGGCGGGAAGCGAGATGCCCATCGGCGAGCACGACGTGCGTCGCGGCGGGTTCCTGGTGACGGTGGCGGGTAAGCGCTACGGCAAGGGCTCGTCGCGCGAGTCGAGTCCTCTCGCGGAGCTCTCGGCGGGCATCCGGCTGATCGTGGCCGAGAGCTTCGAGCGCATCTATCAGCAGAACTGCGACAACATCGGCATTCTGACGACGACCGACTTCGGCGTGCTCGACCGCATTCAGGCCGGCGAAGCCATCCCGATCACCGAATTCCTCAAGGGGCGCGACGCCCTCACGCAGCAGATCATCCGCAGCGGCGGCCTGCTGGCGTACAGCAAGTTCGCGGAGTGGCCCGCCCCGCAGCCGGTCCCGGCCGGTGCCAACTCCCCGCCGCGCACCCTCGTCGAGAAGATCATGGCGCGCCGGCTGCACCCCTCGACACCGGGTATGGCCCATGGCGACGGCGTTTTCGTCCGCGTGGACTGGCGGTTCTCGCACGACTATTTCACGGGCATGTGCGCCCATCTGATGCACCGCGCATTCGGCGAGCCCGCCGCGCTGCACGACCCGTCTCGCATCATCGCGTTTCAGGACCACCTCGTGCTGGCGGCCCAGAGCCATCCGCACGTCTCGCAGGGCTTGCTCCCCGGCGTGGCGAACCTGACCGACGGCCACCGCAATTTCGTCGCGCGTTACCCGGTGCTCTCGCATGGCGAGTTGGGCGGCAGCGGCCCGGCGGGCGCCGATGGCATCTGCCACGCGCTGATGGCCGAGCGCTACGCATTGCCGGGTGAAATCGTGATCGGCACCGATTCGCACACGCCTCACGCGGGGGCGCTGGGTTGCCTGGCGTTCGGCGCCGGCGCGACCGACATCGCAAACAGCTGGGTGACGGGGTACGTCCGTTGCAAGGTGCCGCAGACGTTGCGCATCGAGATCGACGGCGAACTTGCCCCGGGCGTGACCGCCAAGGATGTCGTGCTGCACCTGTTGCGGCTCGATGCCATTCGCCGCGGCGACGCGATCGGACTCGTCTTCGAATATGCGGGCAGCGCGGTGCGGAGGATGTCCGTCGACGAGCGCGCCACGCTCACCAACATGGTGGCCGAGCTAGGCGGCTTCACGGGGATCGTCGCTCCGGACGAGAAGACCGTGGCGTTCCTCAAGGCGCGTCGCGGCGTCGACTTCGAGCTCGAACCGTGGATGACGAGCGACGCCGACGCGGTCTATCGCGACGTGATTCGCATCGATGCCGGGGCGCTCACGCCCATGCTCGCGCGCCCGGGCGATCCGGGCAACGGCCTGGCGCTCGCGGAGCTGGCGGCACCGGTGCCGATCGACATCGCCTACGGCGGCTCGTGCACGGCGGGCAAGCGCGACGATTTCGACGCATATCACGACGTCCTCGCCTGGGGTGTGGAGAACGGCTTGCGCGTCGCGCCGGGACGCTCGCTGTTCCTGCAGTTCGGCACGATGGACGTGCGCGCCTATTGCGAAGCACAGGGCTATCTCGAGACGTTCGCGGCCGCCGGCGCGACGCTCGTCATGCCCGGCTGCGGCGCGTGTGCGAACTGCGGGCCGGGGCAGTCCACCTCCGCCGATCAGGTCACGATCAGCGCCATCAACCGGAATTTTCCGGGGCGCTCGGGGCCGGGCAGCGTGTGGCTCGCCAGCCCGTACACCGTGGCCGCGAGCGCGTTGGCAGGACGCATCGTCGGTTTCGAGCAATTGAAAGCGGGCGCCGGGGCGATTGCCGCACAGGCGTCGTGA
- the metE gene encoding 5-methyltetrahydropteroyltriglutamate--homocysteine S-methyltransferase — translation MAQAHVLGLPRIGAQRELKFAIEAFWRGETDVATLQATGRDIRSANRRAQREAGLDWITVGDFHWYDQVLSTLALVGGLPERFGAASAALTLADYFVAARGNAQHSAMEMTKWFDTNYHYLVPEYTPQTRFGAGTPWLFDEVDEALREGGNVKAVLLGPLSLLFLGKEKGGLVDRLSLLPELLAQYERVLARLKVQGVTWVQIDEPILALDLPDLWRDAFAPAYARLAAAAPALLLATYFGDVSEHAAMLAALPVAGVHIDAVRAPAQIETFAAQWLRDKVLSVGVVDGRNVWRCDLAGARAQLAPLAETLGERLWVASSCSLMHCPVDLASEVRLDREVRTWLAFAVQKLDEVALLRRSLDAAEFASAEVRAAFVADAAAQAARRTSPRIHNRVVQKRLAALTDADTRRASPHPVRANARRAWLKLPLLPTTTIGSFPQTPAIRAARADFKRCAMSHLDYLETMRAQIRLAIEKQEAYGLDVLVHGEAERNDMVEYFGDLLWGFVITEHGWVQSYGSRCVKPPVIYGDVYLPEPMTVTWSAYAQQLTDKPVKGMLTGPVTMLQWSFVRDDQPREVTALQIALALREEVAALEAAGVRVIQIDEPALREGLPLREKDRQAYLDWAVRAFRVCSSGVADDTQIHTHMCYSEFHDILPSIAALDADVISIETTRSDMELLGAFEAFEYPNEIGPGVYDIHSPRVPSQAEMERLIEAALARIPAARLWINPDCGLKTRDWAQVDDALANMVAAARAVRLRLTTTPAQAA, via the coding sequence ATGGCTCAGGCCCACGTACTCGGATTGCCGCGCATTGGTGCGCAGCGTGAACTCAAATTCGCCATCGAGGCGTTCTGGCGCGGTGAAACGGATGTCGCGACGCTGCAGGCGACGGGGCGCGACATCCGCTCAGCCAACCGACGTGCGCAGCGCGAGGCGGGGCTCGACTGGATCACGGTGGGCGACTTCCATTGGTACGACCAGGTGCTCTCCACGCTGGCGCTGGTGGGCGGACTGCCCGAGCGTTTCGGTGCGGCGTCGGCGGCCCTGACGCTCGCCGACTATTTCGTCGCCGCCCGCGGCAATGCGCAACACAGCGCGATGGAAATGACGAAGTGGTTCGATACGAACTACCACTACCTCGTGCCGGAGTACACGCCGCAAACGCGCTTCGGCGCGGGAACGCCATGGCTTTTCGACGAAGTCGACGAGGCGCTGCGCGAGGGCGGCAACGTCAAGGCGGTATTGCTCGGCCCGCTCTCGCTGCTGTTCCTGGGCAAGGAGAAGGGCGGTCTGGTTGACCGTCTTTCGCTGCTGCCCGAACTCCTCGCGCAGTACGAACGCGTGCTCGCGCGTCTGAAGGTGCAAGGCGTGACGTGGGTGCAGATCGACGAACCGATCCTCGCGCTCGATCTGCCCGATCTCTGGCGTGATGCCTTCGCCCCCGCGTACGCGCGCCTGGCGGCTGCGGCGCCGGCGCTTTTGCTGGCCACGTACTTCGGCGACGTGAGCGAACACGCGGCCATGCTCGCCGCGCTGCCGGTAGCGGGCGTGCATATCGACGCCGTGCGTGCGCCCGCGCAGATCGAAACGTTCGCGGCGCAATGGCTGCGGGACAAGGTGCTGTCGGTCGGCGTGGTCGATGGCCGGAACGTCTGGCGCTGCGATCTCGCGGGGGCGCGCGCGCAGCTCGCGCCGCTTGCCGAGACACTCGGCGAGCGCTTGTGGGTCGCGTCGAGCTGCTCGCTGATGCACTGCCCGGTCGATCTGGCGAGCGAGGTGCGGCTCGACAGGGAAGTGCGTACCTGGCTCGCTTTCGCCGTGCAGAAGCTGGACGAAGTCGCCCTGTTGCGCCGCTCGCTCGATGCCGCGGAGTTCGCCAGTGCCGAGGTGCGCGCCGCGTTCGTGGCGGACGCCGCCGCACAGGCCGCGCGTCGCACGTCGCCGCGCATCCATAACCGTGTGGTGCAAAAGCGTCTGGCGGCGCTGACCGACGCCGACACACGTCGCGCTTCGCCCCATCCGGTGCGCGCGAATGCGCGGCGTGCCTGGCTCAAGCTGCCGTTACTGCCCACGACGACCATCGGCTCGTTTCCCCAGACGCCTGCGATTCGCGCGGCCCGCGCCGACTTCAAGCGCTGCGCCATGTCGCATCTGGATTATCTGGAGACGATGCGCGCGCAGATCCGTCTGGCCATCGAAAAGCAGGAAGCCTATGGCCTCGATGTGCTCGTGCACGGCGAGGCCGAGCGCAACGACATGGTCGAGTACTTCGGCGATCTGCTGTGGGGATTCGTGATCACCGAGCACGGTTGGGTGCAGAGCTACGGATCGCGCTGCGTGAAGCCTCCGGTGATCTATGGCGATGTGTATCTGCCGGAACCGATGACGGTGACGTGGAGCGCCTACGCCCAGCAACTGACCGACAAGCCGGTCAAGGGCATGCTGACGGGGCCGGTCACGATGCTGCAATGGTCGTTCGTGCGCGACGATCAGCCGCGCGAGGTCACCGCGCTACAGATCGCGCTCGCCTTGCGTGAGGAAGTGGCGGCGCTGGAGGCCGCCGGTGTGCGCGTGATCCAGATCGACGAGCCGGCGCTGCGCGAAGGGCTGCCGCTGCGCGAGAAGGATCGGCAGGCGTATCTCGACTGGGCGGTGCGCGCATTTCGCGTGTGTTCGTCGGGCGTCGCCGACGATACGCAGATCCACACGCATATGTGTTATTCGGAGTTTCACGACATTCTGCCGTCGATCGCGGCGCTCGACGCCGATGTGATCTCCATCGAGACGACGCGCTCCGACATGGAGTTGCTGGGCGCATTCGAGGCGTTCGAATATCCGAACGAGATCGGGCCGGGCGTGTACGACATTCATTCGCCGCGCGTGCCGTCGCAGGCCGAGATGGAGCGTCTCATCGAGGCGGCGCTCGCGCGCATTCCGGCGGCGCGTCTGTGGATCAATCCGGACTGCGGCCTGAAAACGCGCGACTGGGCGCAGGTCGACGATGCGCTCGCCAACATGGTCGCCGCCGCTCGCGCGGTGCGCCTGCGTCTGACGACCACGCCGGCGCAGGCGGCGTGA
- a CDS encoding LysR family transcriptional regulator yields MQRTPIELRHLQTLLALRDTGSVSRAALWLHLTQSALSHQIKALEDFYGLPLFVRKSSPLVFTPAGKRLLALAEEVVPAVDEAGRDLTRLAQGTQGTLRIAVECHTCFDWLMPAMDAFRMRWPEVELDIVSGFHADPIGLLHQDRADLAIISEHEEGEAVDFHPLFRFQMMALMANDHPFASKPHLDAEDFRDETLITYPVPDDMLDIVRQVLRPAGIEPTRRTTELTVAILQLVASRRGLAALPLWAVTGYLERRYVSARPITPQGLTAELWAATLPAITTRPYIGEFVSLMRETSLLSLPEIELL; encoded by the coding sequence ATGCAAAGAACTCCCATCGAACTGCGTCACCTTCAGACGCTGCTCGCGCTGCGCGACACCGGAAGTGTGTCGCGCGCGGCGTTGTGGCTGCACCTCACGCAATCGGCGCTCTCGCATCAGATCAAGGCGCTGGAGGACTTCTACGGATTGCCGCTGTTCGTGCGCAAGTCGTCGCCGCTGGTCTTCACGCCCGCGGGCAAGCGGCTGCTGGCGCTGGCCGAGGAAGTGGTGCCGGCCGTGGACGAAGCGGGGCGCGACCTCACACGGCTTGCGCAAGGCACGCAGGGCACGCTGCGCATCGCTGTGGAGTGCCACACGTGCTTCGACTGGTTGATGCCTGCCATGGATGCGTTTCGGATGCGCTGGCCCGAAGTCGAGCTCGACATCGTTTCGGGCTTTCACGCCGATCCGATCGGGCTGCTGCATCAGGACCGCGCCGATCTGGCGATCATCTCCGAGCACGAGGAAGGCGAGGCGGTCGATTTCCACCCGCTGTTCCGCTTCCAGATGATGGCGCTCATGGCGAACGATCATCCGTTCGCCTCCAAGCCGCATCTGGACGCCGAGGATTTTCGCGACGAGACGCTCATCACCTACCCCGTTCCCGACGACATGCTCGACATCGTGCGGCAGGTGCTGCGCCCGGCGGGCATCGAGCCCACGCGCCGCACCACGGAGCTGACAGTCGCCATCCTGCAACTCGTCGCGAGCCGGCGCGGACTGGCCGCCCTGCCGCTGTGGGCGGTGACCGGCTATCTGGAAAGGCGCTACGTGAGTGCTCGCCCCATCACGCCGCAGGGGCTGACGGCGGAACTCTGGGCGGCCACGCTGCCGGCGATCACGACGCGGCCGTACATCGGCGAGTTCGTCTCGCTCATGCGTGAAACCAGCCTGCTCTCGCTGCCGGAGATCGAATTGCTGTAA
- a CDS encoding aspartate carbamoyltransferase, with protein MSAQQTFLRDAMRRLNMTRDSFAERIGVRRRALDTWLLPEDSSEYRTMPSIVEKFVGEILGREAPSAESTQSAHKPLRERMGLDGKPHLISVDQFTRDSLEELFHVADIMQPIARRQKISRVLEGAVLGNLFFEASTRTRVSFGAAFCRLGGSVCDTTGFTFSSMAKGESIYDTSRVMSGYVDALVVRHPEKGSVAEFARATNIPVINGGDGPGEHPSQAILDLYTIGREFSRLGKLVDGAHVAMVGDLRYGRTVHSLIKLLALYRGLKFTLISPPSLEMPTYILDQISQHGHVVVQSHSLADLTGADVVYATRIQKERFADEAIEGYTPDFQINEALINQYCDARTIIMHPLPRDSRPGANDLSTDLNHDPRLAIFRQTDNGIPVRMAIFAILLGVDKQVQHSMRDAAWRAPSHIGPDDALFDGLD; from the coding sequence ATGAGTGCACAGCAGACTTTCCTGCGCGACGCGATGCGCCGCCTGAACATGACCCGCGACAGCTTCGCCGAGCGCATCGGCGTTCGCCGGCGCGCCCTCGACACCTGGCTGCTGCCCGAGGACTCCAGCGAATATCGCACGATGCCGAGCATCGTGGAGAAATTCGTGGGGGAAATTCTCGGCCGCGAAGCCCCGTCCGCAGAATCTACGCAAAGCGCACACAAACCGCTGCGCGAACGCATGGGTCTCGACGGCAAGCCGCATCTGATTTCCGTCGACCAGTTCACGCGCGACTCGCTCGAAGAACTGTTCCATGTGGCCGACATCATGCAGCCGATCGCGCGCCGTCAGAAGATCTCGCGCGTGCTCGAAGGCGCCGTGCTCGGCAACCTGTTCTTCGAAGCCAGCACCCGCACCCGCGTGAGCTTCGGCGCCGCCTTCTGCCGTCTCGGCGGGTCGGTGTGCGACACGACCGGCTTCACGTTCTCGTCGATGGCCAAGGGCGAATCGATCTACGATACGAGCCGCGTGATGAGCGGCTACGTCGATGCGCTCGTCGTGCGTCACCCGGAAAAGGGCTCGGTCGCCGAGTTCGCACGCGCCACCAACATTCCCGTCATCAACGGGGGCGACGGACCGGGCGAGCACCCGAGCCAGGCCATTCTCGATCTGTACACCATCGGCCGCGAGTTCTCGCGTCTGGGCAAGCTCGTCGACGGCGCGCACGTGGCGATGGTCGGCGATCTGCGCTACGGCCGCACGGTGCATTCGCTCATCAAGCTGCTCGCCCTGTATCGCGGCCTGAAGTTCACGCTGATCTCTCCGCCGTCGCTGGAAATGCCGACGTACATCCTCGACCAGATCTCGCAGCACGGTCATGTGGTCGTGCAGAGCCATTCGCTCGCGGACCTGACCGGGGCGGACGTCGTCTACGCCACGCGCATCCAGAAGGAGCGCTTCGCCGACGAAGCCATCGAAGGCTACACGCCGGACTTCCAGATCAACGAAGCGCTGATCAATCAATATTGCGATGCGCGCACGATCATCATGCACCCGCTGCCCCGCGACAGCCGTCCGGGCGCGAACGATCTGTCGACGGACCTGAATCACGATCCGCGCCTGGCCATCTTCCGGCAGACCGACAACGGGATTCCGGTGCGCATGGCGATCTTCGCGATCCTGCTCGGCGTGGACAAGCAGGTCCAGCACAGCATGCGCGACGCCGCATGGCGCGCGCCGTCGCACATCGGCCCGGACGACGCCCTGTTCGACGGCCTCGACTGA
- a CDS encoding DUF1415 domain-containing protein, translating to MTDKTPPIDAQDSDAVIAATRHWLTRAVIGLNLCPFAKAVHVKDQIRYVVSAAADMEGVLLDLERELQTLAHADPQALDTTLLIVPSALLDFHEYNDALFFAQRLLKQMGLEGELQIASFHPDYQFEGTAPEDVENYTNRSPYPILHLLREASIDRAVDAFPEAETIYARNEALMRKMGVAGYHAWMTQPAEDEDGANDNDIHAKGKEGKGATRE from the coding sequence ATGACGGACAAGACGCCTCCCATCGATGCACAGGACAGCGACGCCGTAATTGCCGCGACACGCCACTGGCTCACGCGCGCGGTGATCGGGCTGAACCTCTGCCCGTTCGCCAAGGCCGTGCACGTGAAGGACCAGATTCGCTACGTGGTGAGCGCCGCAGCCGACATGGAAGGGGTATTGCTCGATCTGGAGCGTGAGTTGCAGACCCTCGCGCACGCGGATCCGCAGGCGCTCGATACGACGCTCCTGATCGTTCCGTCTGCGCTGCTCGACTTCCACGAGTACAACGATGCGCTGTTCTTTGCACAGCGCCTGCTCAAGCAGATGGGTCTCGAGGGCGAGCTACAGATCGCGAGCTTCCATCCGGACTATCAGTTCGAGGGCACGGCGCCGGAAGACGTGGAGAACTACACGAACCGTTCGCCGTATCCGATCCTGCATCTGTTGCGCGAGGCGAGCATCGACCGCGCGGTGGATGCCTTCCCGGAAGCGGAGACGATCTACGCGCGCAACGAGGCGCTCATGCGCAAGATGGGCGTCGCGGGCTATCACGCCTGGATGACGCAGCCGGCTGAGGACGAGGACGGCGCGAACGACAACGACATCCACGCAAAGGGGAAAGAGGGGAAGGGCGCGACGAGGGAGTAG